From a single Cupriavidus taiwanensis LMG 19424 genomic region:
- a CDS encoding cupin domain-containing protein has translation MQPEHGNLLAGVPAGAAQEIFEPLLQRPGLRIERIVSNGQASPEGFWYDSAEAEWVLLLSGSAALEIEGQPGEHRMAPGDWLHLPAHCRHRVAWTGAGQPTVWLAVHHAV, from the coding sequence ATGCAGCCTGAACACGGAAACCTGCTCGCCGGCGTCCCGGCAGGCGCGGCGCAGGAAATCTTTGAGCCGCTGCTGCAGCGCCCGGGCCTGCGCATCGAGCGCATCGTCTCCAACGGCCAGGCCAGCCCGGAGGGCTTCTGGTACGACAGCGCGGAGGCGGAGTGGGTGCTGCTGCTCAGCGGTAGTGCCGCGCTCGAGATCGAAGGGCAGCCCGGCGAGCATCGCATGGCGCCGGGCGACTGGCTGCACCTGCCGGCGCATTGCCGGCACCGCGTCGCGTGGACCGGTGCCGGCCAGCCTACCGTCTGGCTGGCCGTGCATCACGCCGTCTGA